The Aminithiophilus ramosus genome contains a region encoding:
- a CDS encoding HPr family phosphocarrier protein: MKELTVEVKNPHGLHARPAALFVQKAASFGGPVLLVKEDREVDAKSILSVMSLGIEPGQEIRLRADGEGAQEILEALKAIAEDTSI; this comes from the coding sequence ATGAAAGAGCTTACCGTCGAAGTCAAAAATCCCCACGGACTCCACGCCCGGCCTGCGGCCCTTTTCGTCCAGAAAGCCGCCTCTTTCGGCGGTCCCGTCCTCCTGGTCAAAGAAGACAGGGAAGTCGACGCCAAAAGCATTCTCAGCGTCATGAGCCTTGGCATCGAGCCGGGCCAGGAGATTCGCCTCCGCGCCGATGGAGAGGGGGCCCAGGAGATCCTCGAGGCCCTCAAGGCCATCGCCGAGGACACCTCCATCTGA
- a CDS encoding DUF1667 domain-containing protein has product MEERVLNMICVGCPVGCDLKVQVRGKEVLGVEGHTCPRGLDFARAEVANPTRVFATTVRVRGGKLPVCPVRSRQAVPKSRLFDISRDVARLVVSAPISIGQVIIADADGSGVDIIATRDLKAEEEQA; this is encoded by the coding sequence ATGGAAGAGCGCGTCTTGAACATGATCTGCGTCGGCTGTCCCGTCGGCTGCGACCTCAAGGTGCAGGTGAGGGGTAAAGAGGTTTTAGGCGTCGAAGGCCATACCTGTCCTAGGGGACTCGACTTCGCCCGGGCGGAAGTGGCCAATCCGACGCGCGTCTTCGCAACGACCGTTCGTGTGAGGGGCGGGAAATTGCCCGTCTGCCCCGTCCGGAGCCGTCAGGCTGTCCCGAAGAGCCGTCTTTTCGACATCTCCCGAGACGTCGCCCGTCTCGTCGTTTCCGCTCCGATCTCCATCGGCCAGGTCATCATCGCCGATGCCGACGGCAGCGGCGTCGATATCATCGCCACGCGTGATCTGAAAGCCGAGGAGGAGCAAGCATGA
- the rocD gene encoding ornithine--oxo-acid transaminase: protein MARCTSSELMEMEHRYGAHNYHPLEVVISKAEGIWVEDPEGRRYMDMLSAYSAVNQGHRHPKIIKALKDQADVVTLTSRAFYNDRWPLFAKKLAEFTGKDMILPMNTGAEAVETAIKTMRKWGYMVKGVEKDRAEIIVFAENFHGRTVTIVSFSVDPDAKENYGPFTPGFVVVPYDDLDAVERAVNGNTVGILVEPIQGEAGVAVPSEGFLKGLEAIARKNRVLLAVDEVQTGFCRTGKTFAFQHEGIDPDIIIMGKALGGGVLPVSAVAANENILGVFKPGTHGSTFGGNPLACAVATAAIDVLVDEKLADRAAELGTYFMDGLRAIHSPKIKEVRGKGLLIGVVLHESAGKARIYTTALKEKGLLCKETHSWIIRFAPPLIITKEEIDAALEKIKEVLA, encoded by the coding sequence ATGGCTCGCTGCACGTCTTCGGAACTGATGGAAATGGAGCATCGCTACGGGGCGCACAACTACCACCCTCTGGAAGTCGTCATCTCCAAGGCCGAGGGGATCTGGGTCGAAGATCCCGAGGGACGTCGCTACATGGACATGCTGTCGGCCTACTCGGCCGTCAATCAGGGGCATCGCCACCCCAAAATCATCAAGGCTCTGAAGGATCAGGCCGATGTCGTCACGCTGACCTCTCGTGCCTTCTATAACGATCGGTGGCCTCTTTTCGCCAAGAAGCTCGCCGAATTCACCGGCAAGGACATGATCCTTCCCATGAACACCGGAGCCGAAGCCGTCGAGACGGCCATCAAGACCATGCGCAAGTGGGGGTACATGGTCAAGGGCGTCGAGAAGGACAGGGCCGAAATCATCGTTTTCGCCGAGAATTTCCACGGTCGCACCGTCACCATCGTCTCCTTCTCCGTCGATCCCGACGCGAAGGAGAACTACGGCCCCTTCACGCCCGGCTTCGTCGTCGTCCCCTATGACGATCTCGACGCCGTCGAGCGTGCCGTCAACGGCAACACCGTCGGAATCCTCGTCGAGCCCATCCAGGGGGAGGCCGGAGTGGCCGTTCCCAGCGAGGGCTTCCTGAAGGGGCTGGAGGCCATCGCCAGAAAGAACCGGGTCCTTCTCGCCGTCGACGAAGTTCAGACAGGTTTCTGCCGCACGGGAAAGACCTTCGCCTTCCAGCATGAGGGCATCGATCCCGACATCATCATCATGGGCAAGGCTCTCGGCGGCGGCGTCCTTCCCGTCTCGGCCGTGGCGGCCAATGAGAACATCCTCGGCGTCTTCAAGCCCGGCACGCACGGTTCGACCTTCGGCGGCAACCCGCTGGCCTGCGCCGTGGCTACGGCGGCCATCGATGTCCTGGTGGACGAAAAGCTGGCCGATCGGGCCGCCGAGCTGGGAACCTATTTCATGGACGGCCTTCGGGCGATCCATTCCCCCAAGATCAAGGAGGTCCGCGGCAAGGGTCTTCTCATCGGCGTCGTCCTTCATGAGTCGGCCGGCAAGGCCCGGATCTACACGACGGCTCTCAAGGAAAAGGGGCTCCTCTGCAAGGAGACCCACAGCTGGATCATCCGCTTCGCTCCCCCCCTGATCATCACCAAAGAGGAGATCGACGCGGCCCTTGAGAAGATCAAAGAGGTCCTCGCCTAG
- a CDS encoding ISNCY family transposase — MPPFGYCRRTMVLSLVKRTGKMSLMTTRRDLLMKTKEARRLGLVEEAVAGNLTVQEVADRLGLSRRQVFRLKRRYREEGAQGLLHKGRGKPSRRRISQETRDFVVSLAKGLYRDTSCQHMAELLAEEHDLVLSAKSIARFLRAENLSLVHRHRAPKRRSRRVRRSRRGDLVQMDASPFDWFEIGERCTLHGVIDDATGEVLGLWMARNECLFGYFRVLRQMLDRHGVPRELYADRHTIFLSPKSEKLTIKEELEDSAPVTQFGRALEALGTRYVPAGSPQAKGRIERLWGTLQDRLVVAFRRAGVKTIEEANVLLAAYPGEVHNPRFARPPAEGASAFLPPPDGPALDLLLTRQTDRKASGDSTISLDGKLYALIGPRRRPLLLARGQAVKVIEKLDGKLLALVHDGLYDLAAVDKEPPATPPPVIETKTGTPCKTKKQRKPAADHPWRQNPAPPAAAVGSEQGTGSPP; from the coding sequence ATGCCCCCTTTCGGATACTGTCGCCGGACAATGGTATTGTCACTCGTGAAGAGGACAGGGAAAATGTCACTTATGACGACCAGGAGAGACCTACTCATGAAGACAAAAGAAGCAAGGCGCTTGGGGTTGGTGGAAGAGGCTGTCGCGGGCAACCTGACGGTTCAGGAGGTGGCCGATCGGCTCGGGCTGAGCCGCCGTCAGGTCTTTCGGCTCAAACGACGCTACCGGGAAGAAGGAGCGCAGGGGCTCCTGCACAAGGGACGAGGCAAACCGTCCCGGCGCAGAATCTCTCAGGAGACACGGGATTTCGTCGTCAGTCTGGCCAAGGGTCTTTACAGGGATACGAGCTGTCAGCACATGGCCGAACTCCTTGCCGAAGAGCATGATCTCGTGCTGAGCGCCAAGAGCATCGCCCGTTTCCTTCGCGCGGAGAACCTGTCCCTCGTTCATCGCCACCGGGCCCCGAAGCGGCGTTCTCGCAGGGTCCGACGGTCCCGACGAGGCGATCTGGTCCAGATGGACGCCTCTCCTTTCGATTGGTTCGAGATCGGTGAGCGTTGCACTCTCCACGGCGTGATTGACGATGCCACAGGAGAGGTCCTCGGTCTGTGGATGGCCAGGAATGAGTGCCTCTTCGGCTACTTCCGCGTGCTCCGTCAGATGCTTGATCGCCACGGCGTGCCTCGCGAGCTTTACGCCGACCGCCACACCATCTTCCTTTCTCCCAAGTCGGAAAAACTGACGATCAAGGAGGAGCTGGAGGACTCGGCGCCTGTAACCCAGTTCGGCCGCGCTCTGGAGGCTCTCGGAACTCGCTATGTCCCTGCAGGGTCTCCCCAGGCGAAGGGGCGGATCGAAAGGCTCTGGGGAACTCTTCAGGATCGTCTCGTCGTCGCCTTCCGACGGGCCGGAGTGAAAACGATCGAAGAGGCCAACGTCCTGCTCGCCGCCTACCCGGGAGAGGTCCATAACCCGAGGTTCGCTCGTCCTCCCGCAGAGGGGGCATCTGCCTTTCTCCCTCCGCCGGACGGACCCGCTCTCGATCTCCTCCTGACTCGCCAGACCGACCGGAAGGCCTCGGGAGACTCGACGATTTCCCTCGACGGAAAACTGTACGCCCTGATAGGCCCCCGCAGACGCCCCCTGCTTCTTGCCAGGGGACAGGCGGTCAAGGTCATCGAGAAGCTCGACGGGAAACTCCTGGCTCTTGTCCATGACGGGCTCTACGATCTCGCAGCCGTCGACAAAGAGCCCCCTGCGACTCCCCCGCCTGTCATCGAGACGAAGACAGGCACTCCATGCAAAACGAAGAAGCAGAGGAAGCCGGCGGCAGACCATCCCTGGCGACAGAATCCCGCTCCTCCTGCCGCGGCGGTCGGCTCCGAGCAAGGGACGGGTTCCCCTCCCTAG
- a CDS encoding NAD(P)/FAD-dependent oxidoreductase translates to MADMHVDVAIIGAGPAGVAAGIGAKEAGAENVIVLERDWDLGGILQQCIHPGFGLHTFKEELTGPEYMHRWIERAHEAGVTFLTNSMVFKMEADGSLWVMNPERGVFRVIAKATVLAMGCRERPLGAINVPGSRPAGIYTAGTAQRFVNMEGYMPGHRAVVLGSGDIGLIMARRLVWEGARVEGVFELMPWAGGLRRNIAQCLNDYDIPFYLEHSVVQVHGKDRLEGITVVKVDENRNPLAGTERFVACDTLLLAVGLIPENELSRMAGVEIHPVTGGPVLNEYYQTSCPSVFAAGNVVIVYDLADWVSQEGFAAGRNAALYAGGILEKPKRHFSVQGGRNVRLFSPQHLSGSDDVTVYFRVLRPIERRCRVFADHGLFEQKHRYVRPGEMNEIHLKGAALRALPESVTTITIDAEEV, encoded by the coding sequence ATGGCCGACATGCATGTCGACGTGGCGATCATCGGCGCCGGTCCTGCCGGTGTCGCCGCAGGCATCGGAGCGAAAGAGGCCGGGGCGGAGAACGTTATCGTCCTCGAGCGGGACTGGGATCTCGGCGGCATCCTTCAACAGTGCATCCATCCCGGATTCGGCCTCCACACCTTCAAGGAGGAGCTGACCGGTCCCGAATACATGCACCGCTGGATCGAGCGGGCCCACGAGGCGGGAGTGACCTTCCTCACCAACTCCATGGTCTTCAAGATGGAAGCCGACGGAAGCCTCTGGGTCATGAATCCCGAAAGAGGGGTCTTCCGCGTCATCGCCAAGGCGACCGTTCTGGCCATGGGCTGCCGCGAGCGTCCCCTGGGGGCCATCAATGTGCCGGGAAGCCGTCCTGCCGGCATCTACACGGCCGGAACGGCCCAGCGTTTCGTCAACATGGAAGGGTACATGCCCGGCCACCGGGCCGTCGTTCTCGGCTCGGGCGACATCGGCCTCATCATGGCCCGTCGCCTCGTCTGGGAGGGAGCCCGCGTCGAGGGGGTCTTCGAACTCATGCCTTGGGCGGGCGGCCTGCGGCGCAACATCGCCCAGTGCCTCAACGACTACGACATCCCCTTCTACCTCGAGCACTCCGTCGTTCAGGTCCACGGCAAGGATCGTCTCGAGGGCATCACCGTCGTCAAAGTCGATGAAAACCGCAATCCCCTGGCGGGAACGGAGCGCTTCGTCGCCTGCGATACCCTTCTTCTCGCCGTGGGGCTCATACCGGAGAACGAACTCTCCCGCATGGCCGGCGTCGAAATCCATCCCGTCACGGGTGGCCCCGTCCTCAACGAGTACTACCAGACGAGCTGTCCCTCCGTCTTCGCCGCCGGCAACGTCGTCATCGTCTATGATCTGGCCGACTGGGTCAGCCAGGAGGGCTTCGCCGCAGGCAGGAACGCGGCCCTCTATGCCGGGGGAATCCTCGAAAAGCCGAAAAGACATTTCTCCGTGCAGGGGGGGCGGAACGTCCGTCTCTTCTCTCCTCAGCATCTTTCGGGCAGTGACGACGTCACCGTCTACTTCCGCGTCCTTCGTCCCATCGAGAGGCGTTGCCGCGTCTTCGCCGACCATGGCCTTTTCGAACAGAAGCACCGGTACGTCCGTCCCGGCGAGATGAACGAAATCCACCTCAAGGGGGCGGCTCTTCGGGCCCTGCCCGAATCCGTCACCACCATCACCATCGACGCCGAGGAGGTCTGA